A genomic region of Candidatus Eisenbacteria bacterium contains the following coding sequences:
- a CDS encoding transporter — MPTILHLLASNPLLLLFVVVGLGYLVGNLQFAGFSLGVSAVLFVGLAFGALDPSMALPDYVYVIGLVLFVYAVGLQSGPGFFASFGQRGLKINLVATGAVAAGAAAAVVFGNLFHLPGADIAGMFCGALTNTPALAATVEAIKQLGGSQPAGQLTAQLSRPVVAYGLCYPFGVLGVILAFWIFAKLSRADFAREEAERRRASGTGEIVHRAYRVTNPGVFGLTVEEALRSLHEPGFLISRLRRGGVTQVALPDMPLLESDEIVAVGTPASLLRARLLFGEESADAEVAQDPGIIFRRIFVSNRDAVGRTVGLVLAEKAFHGAITRLRRGDVDFVPTPGTVLELGDRVRVVAPAAEMDDITRFFGDSVRALSETDFLSMSLGIVLGVLLGMVPLPLPNGMSFKLGFAGGPLIVALVLGRLERTGPITWGLPFNANLVLRQLGLVFFLAAIGTRAGQGFGSTFTHGGGPLIAAGALVTAFVAVAGLLAATRYLRLPVSAAMGLVAGVHTQPACLAFAAQQAGNDMPNEWYANVYPSSMIAKILLAQVLVTTLLRV, encoded by the coding sequence GTGCCAACGATCCTCCATCTGCTCGCTTCCAATCCACTGCTGCTCCTGTTCGTGGTCGTCGGACTGGGCTACCTCGTGGGCAATCTCCAGTTCGCGGGCTTCAGCCTGGGCGTGAGCGCGGTGCTGTTCGTGGGACTGGCGTTCGGAGCGCTGGATCCCTCCATGGCCCTTCCGGACTACGTCTACGTCATCGGCCTGGTGTTGTTCGTGTACGCGGTGGGGTTGCAGTCGGGGCCGGGGTTCTTCGCCTCGTTCGGGCAGCGCGGGCTGAAGATCAACCTGGTGGCCACCGGGGCGGTGGCCGCGGGAGCCGCGGCGGCGGTCGTCTTCGGCAACCTGTTTCATCTCCCCGGCGCGGATATCGCCGGCATGTTCTGCGGCGCCCTCACCAACACCCCCGCGCTCGCTGCCACCGTGGAGGCAATCAAGCAGCTCGGCGGCAGCCAGCCGGCCGGGCAGCTCACCGCGCAGCTCAGCCGGCCGGTGGTGGCCTACGGCCTGTGCTACCCCTTCGGGGTGCTGGGCGTGATCCTGGCCTTCTGGATCTTCGCGAAGCTCTCCCGCGCGGACTTCGCCCGGGAAGAGGCCGAACGGCGCAGGGCATCCGGCACCGGCGAGATCGTGCACCGCGCCTACCGCGTCACCAATCCGGGCGTGTTCGGCCTCACCGTGGAGGAGGCGCTCCGCAGCCTGCACGAGCCGGGATTCCTGATCAGTCGCCTCCGGCGCGGCGGGGTGACCCAGGTGGCGCTGCCCGACATGCCGCTGCTGGAATCCGACGAGATCGTGGCCGTGGGCACGCCCGCGTCGCTGCTGCGCGCGCGGCTGCTGTTCGGGGAGGAGTCCGCGGACGCGGAGGTGGCCCAGGATCCCGGCATCATCTTCCGGCGCATCTTCGTGTCGAATCGGGACGCGGTGGGCCGCACCGTGGGGCTGGTGCTGGCGGAGAAGGCGTTTCACGGCGCCATCACGCGGCTGCGCCGCGGCGACGTGGACTTCGTGCCCACCCCCGGCACGGTGCTGGAGCTGGGGGACCGGGTGCGCGTGGTGGCGCCGGCCGCGGAGATGGACGACATCACGCGCTTCTTTGGCGACTCGGTGCGCGCGCTCTCCGAGACCGACTTCCTGAGCATGTCGCTGGGGATCGTGCTGGGGGTGCTGCTGGGAATGGTGCCGCTGCCGCTGCCCAACGGGATGAGCTTCAAGCTGGGCTTCGCGGGCGGACCGCTTATCGTGGCGCTGGTGCTGGGACGCCTCGAGCGCACCGGGCCCATCACCTGGGGGCTCCCCTTCAACGCCAACCTGGTGCTGCGCCAGCTGGGACTGGTGTTCTTCCTCGCGGCCATCGGCACGCGCGCCGGGCAGGGGTTCGGCTCCACCTTCACCCACGGGGGCGGGCCGTTGATCGCCGCGGGTGCGCTCGTCACGGCGTTCGTGGCGGTGGCGGGTCTGCTGGCGGCCACCCGCTACCTCAGGCTGCCGGTCTCGGCGGCCATGGGCCTGGTGGCCGGCGTGCACACGCAGCCCGCGTGCCTGGCGTTCGCGGCGCAGCAGGCCGGGAACGACATGCCCAACGAGTGGTACGCGAACGTGTACCCGTCTTCGATGATCGCCAAGATCCTCCTGGCGCAGGTGCTGGTGACGACGCTGCTGCGGGTGTAG
- a CDS encoding alpha/beta fold hydrolase, with protein MHDTKGNLGGRMLVVCLVFAFAALAVLCRPYEPRGPVPAPSPVRDYAEAVRRWDAMAALDGISVRPDCRARAMLQGRRTARVVVLFHGLANCPKQFERLADSLFARGCNVLVPRAPYHGNVDRMTDEQANLTAWDLARAADEAVDIAQGLGERVVVAGLSTGGLQAAWVGQYRKDVSRAVLISPVFGVAVIHPLLTPGFIRVLRTLPNRYLWWDPRARENLAGPKQVYPRYSTRALAEILHFGLVVQAAARRQTPAAGEISVITSGSDLAVSNSVTSAVVRDWSRHGARVRVHEFPRSMQVGHDLADPDQPYARPGKVYPVLLGEMDR; from the coding sequence GTGCATGACACGAAAGGGAACCTGGGGGGCCGCATGCTGGTCGTGTGCCTGGTGTTCGCATTCGCCGCGCTGGCGGTGCTGTGCCGCCCGTACGAACCGCGCGGGCCTGTCCCCGCGCCCTCGCCCGTCCGCGATTACGCGGAAGCCGTGAGGCGCTGGGACGCCATGGCGGCGCTGGACGGGATCTCGGTCCGGCCCGACTGCCGCGCCCGGGCCATGCTCCAGGGCCGGCGCACCGCCCGCGTGGTGGTGCTGTTCCACGGGCTGGCCAACTGCCCGAAGCAGTTCGAGCGCCTCGCCGACTCGCTGTTTGCGCGCGGCTGCAACGTGCTCGTCCCCCGAGCACCCTATCACGGCAACGTGGACCGCATGACCGACGAGCAGGCGAACCTGACTGCCTGGGACCTCGCCCGCGCCGCGGACGAGGCCGTGGACATCGCGCAGGGCCTGGGGGAGCGCGTGGTGGTGGCCGGCCTGTCCACGGGCGGGCTGCAGGCCGCATGGGTGGGGCAGTACCGCAAGGACGTGAGCCGGGCGGTGCTAATCTCGCCGGTGTTCGGCGTGGCGGTGATCCACCCCCTTCTGACCCCCGGTTTCATCCGCGTGCTCCGGACGTTGCCCAACCGCTACTTGTGGTGGGACCCGCGGGCCCGGGAGAATCTGGCCGGCCCGAAGCAGGTGTACCCTCGCTACTCCACGCGCGCCCTCGCGGAGATCCTCCACTTCGGGCTGGTGGTGCAGGCTGCCGCCCGGCGGCAGACCCCGGCGGCCGGGGAGATCTCGGTGATCACCTCCGGCAGCGACCTCGCGGTGAGCAACTCCGTCACCTCCGCCGTGGTGCGGGATTGGAGCCGCCATGGCGCGCGCGTGCGCGTCCACGAGTTCCCGCGCTCGATGCAGGTGGGCCACGACCTGGCCGACCCGGATCAGCCCTACGCCCGGCCCGGGAAGGTGTACCCGGTGCTGCTGGGGGAGATGGACCGGTAG
- a CDS encoding response regulator — protein MHFRDAPLGQKLTAIITLTSATVLLLACGTFVVYDLETFRSRMISDMDSLAEIVEKNCQAPLMFGDPRAAEEVLVALAARKHLQGAALYAADGTRFASYDRPGGLPLPASGRGLAEGSTIQGHQLRLVHTVRLRGERLGTLCLLADTDEATERSNRYVLVGFVVLLVSIGCAFLVSRRAQRVVSGPIVELAEAARAVSADRNHSIRVEKHGQDEVGRLTDAFNEMVSQIQVRDRALCEAQEQLERRLGELQLEILDRERAEEALRHSQEQLLQSQKMEAIGKLAGGVAHDFNNLLTAIHGYGDLLLHRLPGDTPLRGYVEEILASSKRAAGLTRQLLAFSRRQILAPQVLDVNAVVTNMERMLRRLIGEHIELVAHLSESPGNVKADPGQLEQVVLNLVVNARDAMPDGGRLVVETGETVRQPDSMQPCTGEGPRRFVVISVSDSGVGMDRELQRRIFEPFFTTKEQGKGTGLGLSTVYGIVQQSGGHIEVESEPGRGSRFRVLLPRVDAVAEDPGAESASPFSASAPRGHETLLVVEDEESVRRLLTTALTAGGYRVLAAEDGEAGVELFRLHREEISLVLTDLVMPRMNGKEVLESVRALAPDVLVMFMSGYADASITGPGKLPPGSIILQKPFLPSDMLAAVRSALDGREVRNAA, from the coding sequence ATGCACTTCCGGGACGCTCCCCTGGGCCAGAAGCTCACCGCCATCATCACCCTCACCAGCGCCACGGTGCTGCTGCTCGCGTGCGGCACCTTCGTGGTGTACGACCTCGAGACCTTCCGCAGCCGGATGATCTCCGACATGGACAGCCTCGCCGAGATCGTGGAGAAGAACTGCCAGGCCCCGCTGATGTTCGGCGACCCGAGGGCTGCGGAGGAGGTGCTGGTGGCGCTCGCAGCGCGCAAGCACCTGCAGGGCGCCGCGCTGTATGCTGCCGACGGAACGCGTTTCGCGAGCTACGACCGCCCCGGCGGGTTGCCCTTGCCCGCTTCCGGCCGCGGCCTGGCGGAGGGATCCACCATCCAGGGCCACCAGCTGCGCCTGGTCCACACCGTCCGCCTGCGCGGCGAGCGGCTGGGCACGCTGTGCCTGCTGGCGGACACGGACGAGGCGACGGAGCGCTCGAATCGCTACGTCCTGGTCGGGTTCGTGGTGCTCCTGGTGTCCATCGGCTGCGCCTTCCTGGTCTCGCGCCGGGCGCAGCGCGTGGTGTCCGGGCCGATCGTGGAGCTGGCCGAGGCCGCGCGCGCCGTGTCCGCCGACCGCAACCACTCCATCCGCGTGGAAAAGCACGGCCAGGACGAAGTGGGCCGGCTTACCGACGCATTCAACGAGATGGTGTCCCAGATCCAGGTCCGCGACCGGGCGCTGTGCGAGGCGCAGGAGCAGCTCGAGCGGCGCCTCGGCGAACTCCAGCTGGAGATCCTGGACCGCGAGCGGGCGGAGGAGGCGCTGCGGCACAGCCAGGAGCAGTTGCTGCAGTCGCAGAAGATGGAGGCCATCGGCAAGCTGGCCGGCGGCGTGGCCCACGACTTCAACAATCTGCTCACCGCCATCCACGGCTATGGAGACCTGCTGCTGCACCGGCTGCCCGGCGACACGCCCCTCCGAGGCTACGTGGAGGAGATCCTGGCCTCCTCCAAGCGCGCGGCGGGCCTGACCCGGCAACTGCTGGCATTCAGCCGCCGGCAGATCCTGGCGCCGCAGGTGCTCGACGTGAACGCCGTGGTGACCAACATGGAGCGGATGCTGCGCCGGCTCATCGGCGAGCACATCGAGCTGGTGGCGCACCTGTCCGAATCGCCCGGGAACGTGAAGGCGGACCCGGGACAGCTGGAGCAGGTGGTGCTGAACCTGGTGGTCAACGCCCGCGATGCCATGCCCGACGGCGGGCGCCTCGTGGTGGAGACCGGGGAGACCGTGCGCCAGCCGGACTCCATGCAGCCGTGCACCGGGGAGGGGCCGCGCCGGTTCGTGGTGATCTCGGTGTCCGACTCGGGTGTCGGAATGGACCGCGAGCTTCAGCGGCGCATCTTCGAGCCTTTCTTCACCACCAAGGAACAGGGCAAGGGCACCGGGCTGGGTCTCTCGACGGTCTACGGCATCGTGCAGCAGAGTGGCGGGCACATCGAGGTGGAGAGCGAACCGGGACGGGGGAGCAGGTTCCGCGTGCTGCTGCCGCGAGTGGATGCGGTGGCGGAGGACCCCGGCGCGGAGTCGGCATCCCCGTTCTCCGCGTCGGCTCCGCGGGGTCACGAGACGCTGCTGGTGGTGGAAGACGAGGAATCCGTGCGCCGGCTGCTGACCACCGCACTCACCGCGGGCGGCTACCGGGTGCTGGCAGCGGAGGACGGAGAGGCGGGCGTGGAGCTCTTCCGTCTCCACCGGGAGGAGATCTCGCTGGTGCTCACCGACCTGGTGATGCCGCGAATGAACGGGAAGGAAGTGCTGGAGAGCGTGCGCGCCCTGGCTCCGGACGTGCTCGTGATGTTCATGAGCGGCTACGCCGACGCCAGCATCACCGGCCCGGGCAAGCTCCCGCCGGGCTCGATCATCCTGCAGAAGCCGTTCCTGCCGAGCGACATGCTGGCGGCGGTGCGCTCGGCACTGGACGGGCGGGAAGTGCGAAACGCGGCCTAG
- a CDS encoding TonB-dependent receptor, translated as MNVRIPLRTVSALALALATAGPAARPGFAQDADSVSDLMQLSLEQLTRVTVVSAARHAQRRIDSPRSVSVITSEDLRRGNFRTVPEALVGLAGVLVQETNYGGGSPVIRGLIGNQVLILVDGVRMNNGFYRLGPNQYLNTIDIAQVERIEVIHGTGSTLYGSDALGGIVNILTRDAHPGGSSAAVRSGSRVRAATADRSLGGRLEFSSTSASLGVVGGIGARSFGDLRAGSLVGRQAHTGYHELDGDLKLEAALAPRARATAALQYVRQSDLPRTDMVAPRGDHIRYDWSPEERILGYLHLGATRPWAFADTLSLRLSYHVQGEQVERVLASAPTVTRHYLDRVKTWGLAVQASSRIGAHQLFTYGSEAYRDRITSSRTDHDDVTGAGQSKRGTVLDQSSYRTVAVYVQDELQVSEALHVTLGLRQSWIDLDAYDSSAAPDSRSINLDPSALTGSVHALYRISHNVHLVGGVGQGFRAPSLNDGTVVGTFGGGYEVPSPRLQPEHSVDYEVGIKAQRGGFAGTLFYYLSDIHDLIERRPTTQNGLPFLDSNGNGVQDPGEPLVFDRQNQGRARVHGIEAKLEVLLRHDVSGYANLGWTRGSDPQTDEPMRRIPPVMGAAGLKWLPSRTAWAELYSLFGGTQARLAPGDLTDPRMSPHGTPGYVTLNVRGGMDLGRAGRLTLGLENLLDKTYRYHGSGMDAPGFNVVLGYGVSLAH; from the coding sequence ATGAACGTTCGGATTCCCCTCCGGACCGTGTCCGCGCTCGCGCTTGCCCTGGCGACGGCAGGTCCCGCCGCTCGCCCGGGATTCGCGCAGGACGCCGACTCCGTTTCGGACCTGATGCAGCTGAGCCTCGAGCAGCTGACGCGGGTCACGGTGGTCTCCGCCGCGCGCCACGCGCAGCGCCGCATCGACTCTCCCCGCTCCGTGTCGGTGATCACCTCCGAGGACCTCCGCCGCGGCAACTTCCGCACCGTGCCGGAGGCGCTGGTGGGTCTCGCCGGCGTGCTGGTGCAGGAGACCAACTACGGGGGTGGCTCACCGGTGATCCGCGGCCTCATCGGAAACCAGGTCCTGATCCTGGTGGACGGCGTGCGGATGAACAACGGCTTCTACCGCCTGGGCCCGAACCAGTACCTGAACACCATCGATATCGCGCAGGTGGAGCGCATCGAGGTGATCCATGGCACCGGCTCGACGCTCTACGGCAGCGACGCGCTCGGCGGCATCGTCAACATCCTCACCCGCGATGCACATCCCGGCGGCTCGTCCGCGGCGGTGCGCAGCGGATCCCGCGTGCGCGCCGCCACCGCCGATCGCAGCCTCGGCGGCCGGCTGGAGTTCTCCTCCACATCCGCCTCGCTGGGCGTGGTGGGCGGCATCGGCGCGCGGTCCTTCGGGGACCTGAGGGCGGGCAGCCTCGTCGGCCGGCAGGCACACACGGGCTACCACGAGCTGGACGGCGACCTGAAGCTGGAGGCGGCGCTGGCACCGAGGGCCCGGGCCACCGCGGCGCTCCAGTACGTGCGGCAGTCGGACCTGCCGCGCACGGACATGGTGGCGCCACGCGGCGATCACATCCGCTACGACTGGAGCCCGGAGGAACGGATCCTGGGCTACCTCCACCTCGGGGCCACGCGGCCATGGGCCTTCGCCGACACGCTCTCGCTGCGCCTCTCGTACCACGTGCAGGGCGAGCAGGTCGAACGCGTCCTGGCGTCCGCTCCCACGGTGACGCGCCACTACCTGGACCGGGTGAAGACGTGGGGACTGGCGGTGCAGGCCAGCTCCCGGATCGGGGCGCACCAGCTGTTCACCTACGGGTCCGAGGCCTACCGCGACCGGATCACCAGCAGCCGCACGGACCACGACGACGTCACCGGGGCGGGGCAGAGCAAGCGCGGCACGGTGCTGGACCAGTCCTCGTACCGCACCGTCGCGGTGTACGTGCAGGATGAGCTGCAGGTGTCCGAAGCCCTGCACGTGACCCTGGGGCTGCGCCAGAGCTGGATCGACCTCGACGCCTACGACTCCTCGGCCGCGCCCGACTCCCGGAGCATCAACCTCGATCCGTCCGCGCTCACCGGCAGCGTGCACGCGCTGTACCGCATCTCGCACAACGTGCACCTGGTGGGCGGCGTGGGGCAGGGGTTCCGGGCTCCCAGCCTCAACGATGGCACCGTCGTGGGCACGTTCGGCGGGGGATACGAAGTCCCGTCGCCCCGGCTGCAGCCGGAGCACAGCGTGGACTACGAAGTGGGGATCAAGGCCCAGCGCGGCGGTTTCGCGGGCACCCTGTTCTACTACCTCAGCGACATCCACGACCTGATCGAACGCCGGCCCACGACCCAGAATGGCCTGCCGTTCCTGGACTCCAACGGGAACGGGGTGCAGGACCCCGGGGAACCGCTGGTCTTCGACCGGCAGAACCAGGGCCGGGCGCGGGTTCACGGCATCGAGGCGAAGCTGGAGGTGCTGCTGAGGCACGATGTCTCCGGCTATGCGAACCTGGGCTGGACGCGCGGCTCCGACCCGCAGACCGACGAGCCGATGCGCAGGATTCCGCCGGTGATGGGCGCCGCGGGGCTCAAGTGGCTGCCGTCGCGGACCGCGTGGGCGGAGTTGTACTCGCTGTTCGGGGGGACCCAGGCCCGCCTGGCGCCGGGAGACCTCACCGATCCGCGCATGTCCCCCCACGGAACCCCGGGATACGTGACGCTCAACGTGCGCGGGGGCATGGACCTGGGCCGCGCGGGGCGGCTCACCCTGGGGCTCGAAAACCTGCTCGACAAGACCTACCGCTACCACGGCTCCGGCATGGACGCGCCCGGATTCAACGTGGTGCTGGGCTACGGGGTGTCACTGGCCCACTGA
- a CDS encoding MGMT family protein: MAFTSPPRPQEFDAAVYAVVCAIPRGKVMTYGGIAKQLKRPAGVAARTYAGVAARWVGSSMSRAPGFVPWHRVINSQGRISPRPGRGPGEQRGLLEGEGVGFDALGRVDLEKYGA; encoded by the coding sequence ATGGCTTTCACCTCGCCGCCCCGCCCGCAGGAATTCGACGCCGCGGTGTATGCCGTCGTGTGCGCCATCCCGCGCGGAAAGGTGATGACCTACGGCGGAATCGCGAAGCAGCTCAAGCGGCCCGCGGGCGTGGCCGCGCGCACCTACGCGGGCGTGGCGGCACGGTGGGTGGGCAGTTCCATGTCCCGCGCGCCGGGGTTCGTGCCGTGGCACCGGGTGATCAACAGCCAGGGCCGCATCAGCCCGCGCCCCGGACGCGGACCGGGGGAGCAGCGCGGGTTGCTGGAAGGGGAGGGCGTGGGGTTCGACGCGCTGGGGCGGGTGGATCTGGAGAAGTACGGGGCGTAG
- a CDS encoding YfiR family protein, producing the protein MRTVSRHAAALAALALIALAIAGSVAPGRAAPAQVSAREGEGAGEFDVRAAYLYNFTKFVTWPEKSPPRGVFAIGVLGEDPFGASVTRALESKTVQGMRIVIRRVNTPEEAAACQLVYLAGGEEKRLAALFERLRGLPVLTVGDCRGFLRGGGMIRFRTEQERVQFDVSLAPASEAHLEISSRLLQVARTVHPDARKEE; encoded by the coding sequence ATGCGAACCGTCTCGAGACACGCGGCGGCGCTCGCCGCCCTCGCGCTCATCGCCCTCGCCATCGCCGGCTCCGTCGCGCCCGGTCGCGCCGCTCCGGCGCAGGTCTCCGCGCGCGAGGGGGAGGGCGCGGGCGAGTTCGACGTGCGCGCCGCCTACCTCTACAACTTCACCAAGTTCGTCACCTGGCCCGAAAAGAGCCCCCCAAGAGGCGTGTTCGCCATCGGGGTCCTGGGCGAGGATCCCTTCGGCGCATCCGTCACCCGGGCGCTCGAGAGCAAGACGGTGCAGGGGATGCGCATCGTCATCCGGCGCGTGAACACGCCCGAGGAGGCCGCCGCCTGCCAGCTGGTGTACCTGGCCGGCGGGGAGGAAAAGCGGCTGGCCGCGCTCTTCGAGCGCCTGAGGGGCCTGCCGGTGCTCACCGTGGGCGACTGCCGCGGGTTCCTCCGCGGTGGCGGCATGATCCGGTTCCGCACGGAACAGGAGCGGGTCCAGTTCGACGTCAGCCTGGCCCCGGCCTCGGAGGCGCACCTCGAGATCAGCTCCCGGCTCCTCCAGGTGGCCCGCACCGTCCACCCGGACGCGCGGAAGGAGGAGTAG